TAGTCCGATAACCGCAGCTTTTGAAGCCGAGTATGCGCTTGTAATCGGTGCACCTTTTTGACCAGCTGTTGATGAGATATTAATGATGTCGCCAGTGTTGCGCTCTAACATTTCCGGTAAGACAGCGCGTGTTGTGTAGTACACACCTTTTACGTTAACATCGATAATATTTGTCCATTCTTCAGGCGTTAAGTCCATGAAGTTACCGAATTTTGAAATGCCGGCGTTGTTTACTAAAATGTCGATAGCGCCAAGCTCTTCGCGAATAGATTCAACGGCTGCGGTGATAGAGTCTAAATCCGCTACATTTGCCGCGGCGATTGCTACCTTCACATCATACTGTTTAAGTTCCTCCGCTACTTGTTGTAAATTTTCAAGAGTACGTCCAACAAGACCTACGTGAATACCTTCTTGTGCAAAAGCTACTGCTGTTGCACGTCCGATTCCACGTCCAGCTCCTGTAATTAACGCCACTTTTCCTGCGATTGTTTGCATGTTTTTCGCTCCTTCGGTTGAGATAATTTTATTTAGACGAAAAAATAGATTAAGATTTGTCTTTAAGACTATCCTCATTTTACTACGGTTTTATACATTGGGAAGAGTGCACTTTTTGGTGCGGAGGTTACTAAAAGTTACTTATATGAAAAGGGA
This genomic stretch from Lysinibacillus pakistanensis harbors:
- a CDS encoding 3-ketoacyl-ACP reductase, which encodes MQTIAGKVALITGAGRGIGRATAVAFAQEGIHVGLVGRTLENLQQVAEELKQYDVKVAIAAANVADLDSITAAVESIREELGAIDILVNNAGISKFGNFMDLTPEEWTNIIDVNVKGVYYTTRAVLPEMLERNTGDIINISSTAGQKGAPITSAYSASKAAVIGLSESLMLEVRKKNIRVTTLTPSTVATDMAVELNLTDGNPEKVMQAEDLADLMVAQLKLHPRVVLKHAGLWSTNP